One part of the Neodiprion virginianus isolate iyNeoVirg1 chromosome 3, iyNeoVirg1.1, whole genome shotgun sequence genome encodes these proteins:
- the LOC124299685 gene encoding sister chromatid cohesion protein PDS5 homolog B isoform X1 → MSEIVYPQGCRSVTEDLGPDELIRRLKTLAHTLQAMGQDEGMYQQYIPLALHLAEDHFLMHQSKDVQLLIACCIADVLRVYAPEAPYKDADQVKTIFLFLIKQLSGLKDPKDPAFKRYFYLLENLAYVKSFNMCFELEDCQEIFCALFSLMFKIVNDEHSGKVKSFMLDVLCPLITESDIVGNELLDIILMNIVEPNKTQKKNAYLLAKELVIKCSDTLEPYIQAFFNHVLILGKEEKGLQICKKVYDLIYELNHICPSVLLSVLPQLECKLKSSLENERLGAVALLARMFSEKGSQLAIQHTQLWRAFLGRFNDISVSIRIKCVQYSMHFLLNHSELRKDITDTLKLRQHDADESVRYEVVMAIVTTARRDFEVVSDSEDLLEFVKERTLDKKFKIRKEAMSGLAMIYKKHLNDADVPQATKKAVTWIKDKILHGYYMAGMEDRLLVERLLNTCLVPYQLSPEERMKKLYHLLGTIDDHASKAFVELQKHQLAVRRSVVEWVEITKKPESPSRDRDLLAKVSQISRFLPDPMKAQEFLQKFSLHMKKDPTLLQGMETIVQPNVTCKECAETTSLVLKKLGQPVMTNLYYNTIKMLLERVSSVMIDEEAIRVLIGYVLDCLKGGNVIEEVGLNPNNAGEKGLRLLVMLSFVFGPHFLHADILMRLVNLLELDDEMVAPLVLSIFTFLGKYKSLSEVAPDIMNLMVPLCKTFAETGTPKQAKQAIRCLFVNMANIHDSIFPEIIERIKNTLTPTSEHYRTSIVTLGHIAYNLPDKYQIQIKNMVSRKIVKELLVKENSEQTTDVIEGDWCREDQLPEETRCRLEALKCMARWLLGLKSDVLSAQKTFRMLNAFVVNKGDLLQQGRLSRAEMSWLRLQAGCSMLKICEQKGVGDQFTAEQFYNLSQLMVDEVPQVREAFGGKLHKGLGRGIPNKCLPLDFMGYYALAGKEQDKRLKYLLKTYMQTDINKRRDYVKTLSLGTVDKAMGQLPHILPDYMLVFAVPILAHDPEFTNCNDVSQLKVIQQCLWYILEPLITKNEFYCYGFYKNLIERMKSHKDALKPEDDNVNYKLWAVCDLAMNVIFSKTTNFDLKEFPSETRIPTMYFKKADELLVNSKNYLPAEMQVNMSSPKAKGLLHNTHMGNDRPQRRTKSKQQKEVGIGPNETDARLQIGEMECIDAQPAEASETRIQLPGLDDEIEEPPAKRMHRDSDKINLK, encoded by the exons ATGTCAGAAATAGTTTACCCCCAGGGGTGCAGATCCGTTACCGAAGATCTCGGTCCAGATGAATTGATCAGACGTCTCAAG ACACTGGCACATACCCTGCAAGCTATGGGTCAGGATGAGGGAATGTACCAGCAGTACATTCCGTTGGCTTTACACTTGGCCGAAGATCATTTCCTCATGCACCAAAGTAAAGATGTACAGTTATTAATTGCATGTTGTATCGCTGATGTTCTCAGAGTTTATGCACCCGAGGCTCCGTACAAAGATGCTGACcag gtgaagacaatatttttattcctcatCAAACAGCTGTCAGGTCTGAAGGATCCAAAAGATCCGGCTTTTAAGCGGTACTTTTACTTGCTTGAAAATTTGGCTTACGTGAAATCTTTTAATATGTGCTTCGAACTGGAAGATTGTCAAGAAATATTCTGCGCGTTGTTTTCACTCATGTTCAAAATAGTCAA CGACGAGCACTCTGGAAAAGTAAAAAGCTTTATGCTGGATGTGTTATGTCCACTTATAACTGAATCGGATATAGTTGGAAACGAGTTATTGGACATAATTCTCATGAATATTGTAGAGCCAAATAAGACTCAGAAAAAGAATGCTTACTTGTTAGCAAAAGAACTTGTGATTAAGTGCAGTGACACTCTAGAACCATATATTCAAGCG TTCTTTAATCACGTGCTGATTCttggaaaagaagagaaaggtCTACAGATATGTAAAAAAGTCTACGACTTGATATACGAATTGAATCACATTTGTCCTAGTGTTCTGCTATCCGTCCTTCCACAGTTGGAATGTAAACTGAAATCATCTTTGGAGAACGAGAGGCTGGGCGCCGTAGCTTTACTTGCTAGAATGTTCTCAGAAAAAGGATCGCAGCTAGCTATACAGCATACCCAGCTGTGGCGAGCGTTTCTAGGTAGATTTAACGACATAAGCGTATCAATTCGCATAAAGTGTGTTCAGTATTCAATGCATTTCTTACTGAATCATTCGGAGCTCAGAAAAGACATTACCGATACATTGAAATTAAGGCAACATGATGCAGACGAAAGCGTCAGGTACGAAGTCGTCATGGCAATTGTTACCACCGCACGAAGAGATTTTGAAGTTGTGTCAGACAGTGAAGATCTGCTGGAATTTGTGAAGGAAAGAACACTGGACAAAAAA TTTAAAATTCGGAAAGAAGCTATGTCGGGATTGGCAATGATTTACAAAAAGCATCTCAACGACGCTGACGTACCTCAAGCTACAAAAAAGGCAGTGACTTGGattaaagataaaattttgcatGGATATTACATGGCTGGAATGGAAGATAGATTACTTGTCGAAAGGCTACTTAATACGTGTTTAGTGCCGTACCAACTAAGCCCAgaagagagaatgaaaaaattatatcactTATTGGGAACTATCGATGATCATGCATCCAAAGCATTTGTTGAGCTGCAAAAGCATCAATTAGC GGTGAGAAGATCTGTTGTCGAATGGGTTGAGATTACAAAGAAGCCAGAATCTCCCAGTCGTGATCGAGACTTGTTGGCCAAAGTTTCACAGATATCACGTTTTCTACCAGATCCAATGAAGGCAcaagaatttttacagaaatttagCCTTCATATGAAGAAAGACCCGACATTGCTTCAAGGAATGGAAACCATTGTACAACCTAATGTTACCTGTAAAGAATGCGCTGAAACTACGAGTTTAGTCCTCAAGAAGCTGGGTCAACCGGTTATGACTAATCTATACTACAACACAATCAAAATGTTGTTAGAGAGAGTAAGCTCAGTCATGATAGATGAAGAAGCAATTCGG GTATTAATTGGATATGTCTTGGACTGTTTAAAAGGCGGTAATGTCATTGAAGAAGTCGGGTTGAATCCGAACAACGCTGGTGAAAAGGGATTGAGATTGCTTGtg ATGTTATCATTCGTTTTTGGCCCTCATTTCCTTCACGCCGACATACTAATGCGTTTGGTCAACTTGTTAGAGCTTGATGATGAAATGGTCGCACCATTGGTCCTGtctatatttacatttttggGAAAATATAAGTCATTGTCTGAGGTGGCCCCTGACATAATGAACCTCATGGTCCCTTTGTGTAAAACATTCGCTGAAACTGGTACTCCGAAACAAGCCAAACAGGCAATTAGGTGCTTGTTTGTTAATATGGCGAATATTCACGATTCCATATTCCCCGAAATCATTGAAAGGATCAAAAACACACTCACACCAACTTCAGAACATTACCGAACATCAATTGTTACATTGGGACATATCGCCTACAATTTGCCTGACAAGTATCAAATACAAATAAAGAATATGGTCTCTAGAAAG ATTGTCAAAGAACTGCTGGTCAAGGAAAACAGTGAACAAACTACAGATGTTATAGAAGGAGACTGGTGTCGAGAAGATCAATTACCCGAAGAAACACGTTGCCGTTTAGAAGCATTAAAATGTATGGCCAGGTGGCTGTTGGGACTTAAAAGTGACGTTCTTTCTGCCCAAAAAACATTCAGAATGCTTAATGCATTTGTAGTAAATAAAGGTGACCTTTTGCAACAAGGCCGATTAAGTAGGGCAGAGATGAGCTGGCTCAGATTGCAGGCTGGGTGCTCGATGCTTAAGATATGCGAGCAGAAGGGAGTAGGAGACCAATTCACGGCGGAGCAATTCTACAATCTATCTCAACTCATGGTT GATGAAGTTCCACAGGTTAGAGAAGCTTTCGGAGGTAAACTTCACAAAGGTCTGGGCAGAGGGATACCAAATAAATGCTTACCTCTTGATTTTATGGGGTATTACGCACTTGCTGGTAAAGAGCAAGATAAGAGGCTGAAATATCTTTTGAAGacatacatgcaaacagaTATTAACAAGAGAAGAGACTATGTAAAAACACTCTCACTGGGAACAGTGGACAAAGCGATGG GTCAATTACCCCACATTTTACCAGACTACATGCTGGTATTTGCGGTGCCAATTCTGGCGCACGATCCCGAGTTCACAAACTGTAATGACGTAAGCCAACTTAAGGTCATTCAGCAGTGTCTTTGGTACATCCTGGAGCCACTGATAACCAAAAATGAATTCTACTGTTACGGATTTTACAAAAACCTGAttgaacgaatgaaaagtcACAAGGATGCGTTGAAACCAGAGGATGACAATGTCAACTAT aaacTATGGGCTGTGTGTGATTTAGCTATGAATGTTATATTTTCGAAGACAACAAACTTCGATTTGAAAGAGTTCCCGAGTGAAACCCGCATTCCTACAATGTATTTCAAGAAGGCTGATGAACTCTTGGtaaattctaaaaattatcTGCCTGCTGAAATGCAAGTAAATATGTCCAGTCCCAAAGCAAAAGGTCTACTTCACAATACACACATGGGTAATGACAGGCCTCAGCGTAGAACAAAATCGAAACAGCAAAAGGAAGTAGGCATTGGACCGAATGAAACAGACGCCAGA ctgcaaatcggagaaatgGAATGTATTGATGCACAG CCTGCAGAAGCATCAGAGACTAGAATCCAACTTCCTGGATTGGATGATGAg ATCGAAGAACCACCAGCCAAAAGAATGCACAGAGATtctgataaaattaatttgaagtGA
- the LOC124299685 gene encoding sister chromatid cohesion protein PDS5 homolog B-B isoform X3, with amino-acid sequence MSEIVYPQGCRSVTEDLGPDELIRRLKTLAHTLQAMGQDEGMYQQYIPLALHLAEDHFLMHQSKDVQLLIACCIADVLRVYAPEAPYKDADQVKTIFLFLIKQLSGLKDPKDPAFKRYFYLLENLAYVKSFNMCFELEDCQEIFCALFSLMFKIVNDEHSGKVKSFMLDVLCPLITESDIVGNELLDIILMNIVEPNKTQKKNAYLLAKELVIKCSDTLEPYIQAFFNHVLILGKEEKGLQICKKVYDLIYELNHICPSVLLSVLPQLECKLKSSLENERLGAVALLARMFSEKGSQLAIQHTQLWRAFLGRFNDISVSIRIKCVQYSMHFLLNHSELRKDITDTLKLRQHDADESVRYEVVMAIVTTARRDFEVVSDSEDLLEFVKERTLDKKFKIRKEAMSGLAMIYKKHLNDADVPQATKKAVTWIKDKILHGYYMAGMEDRLLVERLLNTCLVPYQLSPEERMKKLYHLLGTIDDHASKAFVELQKHQLAVRRSVVEWVEITKKPESPSRDRDLLAKVSQISRFLPDPMKAQEFLQKFSLHMKKDPTLLQGMETIVQPNVTCKECAETTSLVLKKLGQPVMTNLYYNTIKMLLERVSSVMIDEEAIRVLIGYVLDCLKGGNVIEEVGLNPNNAGEKGLRLLVIVKELLVKENSEQTTDVIEGDWCREDQLPEETRCRLEALKCMARWLLGLKSDVLSAQKTFRMLNAFVVNKGDLLQQGRLSRAEMSWLRLQAGCSMLKICEQKGVGDQFTAEQFYNLSQLMVDEVPQVREAFGGKLHKGLGRGIPNKCLPLDFMGYYALAGKEQDKRLKYLLKTYMQTDINKRRDYVKTLSLGTVDKAMGQLPHILPDYMLVFAVPILAHDPEFTNCNDVSQLKVIQQCLWYILEPLITKNEFYCYGFYKNLIERMKSHKDALKPEDDNVNYKLWAVCDLAMNVIFSKTTNFDLKEFPSETRIPTMYFKKADELLVNSKNYLPAEMQVNMSSPKAKGLLHNTHMGNDRPQRRTKSKQQKEVGIGPNETDARLQIGEMECIDAQPAEASETRIQLPGLDDEIEEPPAKRMHRDSDKINLK; translated from the exons ATGTCAGAAATAGTTTACCCCCAGGGGTGCAGATCCGTTACCGAAGATCTCGGTCCAGATGAATTGATCAGACGTCTCAAG ACACTGGCACATACCCTGCAAGCTATGGGTCAGGATGAGGGAATGTACCAGCAGTACATTCCGTTGGCTTTACACTTGGCCGAAGATCATTTCCTCATGCACCAAAGTAAAGATGTACAGTTATTAATTGCATGTTGTATCGCTGATGTTCTCAGAGTTTATGCACCCGAGGCTCCGTACAAAGATGCTGACcag gtgaagacaatatttttattcctcatCAAACAGCTGTCAGGTCTGAAGGATCCAAAAGATCCGGCTTTTAAGCGGTACTTTTACTTGCTTGAAAATTTGGCTTACGTGAAATCTTTTAATATGTGCTTCGAACTGGAAGATTGTCAAGAAATATTCTGCGCGTTGTTTTCACTCATGTTCAAAATAGTCAA CGACGAGCACTCTGGAAAAGTAAAAAGCTTTATGCTGGATGTGTTATGTCCACTTATAACTGAATCGGATATAGTTGGAAACGAGTTATTGGACATAATTCTCATGAATATTGTAGAGCCAAATAAGACTCAGAAAAAGAATGCTTACTTGTTAGCAAAAGAACTTGTGATTAAGTGCAGTGACACTCTAGAACCATATATTCAAGCG TTCTTTAATCACGTGCTGATTCttggaaaagaagagaaaggtCTACAGATATGTAAAAAAGTCTACGACTTGATATACGAATTGAATCACATTTGTCCTAGTGTTCTGCTATCCGTCCTTCCACAGTTGGAATGTAAACTGAAATCATCTTTGGAGAACGAGAGGCTGGGCGCCGTAGCTTTACTTGCTAGAATGTTCTCAGAAAAAGGATCGCAGCTAGCTATACAGCATACCCAGCTGTGGCGAGCGTTTCTAGGTAGATTTAACGACATAAGCGTATCAATTCGCATAAAGTGTGTTCAGTATTCAATGCATTTCTTACTGAATCATTCGGAGCTCAGAAAAGACATTACCGATACATTGAAATTAAGGCAACATGATGCAGACGAAAGCGTCAGGTACGAAGTCGTCATGGCAATTGTTACCACCGCACGAAGAGATTTTGAAGTTGTGTCAGACAGTGAAGATCTGCTGGAATTTGTGAAGGAAAGAACACTGGACAAAAAA TTTAAAATTCGGAAAGAAGCTATGTCGGGATTGGCAATGATTTACAAAAAGCATCTCAACGACGCTGACGTACCTCAAGCTACAAAAAAGGCAGTGACTTGGattaaagataaaattttgcatGGATATTACATGGCTGGAATGGAAGATAGATTACTTGTCGAAAGGCTACTTAATACGTGTTTAGTGCCGTACCAACTAAGCCCAgaagagagaatgaaaaaattatatcactTATTGGGAACTATCGATGATCATGCATCCAAAGCATTTGTTGAGCTGCAAAAGCATCAATTAGC GGTGAGAAGATCTGTTGTCGAATGGGTTGAGATTACAAAGAAGCCAGAATCTCCCAGTCGTGATCGAGACTTGTTGGCCAAAGTTTCACAGATATCACGTTTTCTACCAGATCCAATGAAGGCAcaagaatttttacagaaatttagCCTTCATATGAAGAAAGACCCGACATTGCTTCAAGGAATGGAAACCATTGTACAACCTAATGTTACCTGTAAAGAATGCGCTGAAACTACGAGTTTAGTCCTCAAGAAGCTGGGTCAACCGGTTATGACTAATCTATACTACAACACAATCAAAATGTTGTTAGAGAGAGTAAGCTCAGTCATGATAGATGAAGAAGCAATTCGG GTATTAATTGGATATGTCTTGGACTGTTTAAAAGGCGGTAATGTCATTGAAGAAGTCGGGTTGAATCCGAACAACGCTGGTGAAAAGGGATTGAGATTGCTTGtg ATTGTCAAAGAACTGCTGGTCAAGGAAAACAGTGAACAAACTACAGATGTTATAGAAGGAGACTGGTGTCGAGAAGATCAATTACCCGAAGAAACACGTTGCCGTTTAGAAGCATTAAAATGTATGGCCAGGTGGCTGTTGGGACTTAAAAGTGACGTTCTTTCTGCCCAAAAAACATTCAGAATGCTTAATGCATTTGTAGTAAATAAAGGTGACCTTTTGCAACAAGGCCGATTAAGTAGGGCAGAGATGAGCTGGCTCAGATTGCAGGCTGGGTGCTCGATGCTTAAGATATGCGAGCAGAAGGGAGTAGGAGACCAATTCACGGCGGAGCAATTCTACAATCTATCTCAACTCATGGTT GATGAAGTTCCACAGGTTAGAGAAGCTTTCGGAGGTAAACTTCACAAAGGTCTGGGCAGAGGGATACCAAATAAATGCTTACCTCTTGATTTTATGGGGTATTACGCACTTGCTGGTAAAGAGCAAGATAAGAGGCTGAAATATCTTTTGAAGacatacatgcaaacagaTATTAACAAGAGAAGAGACTATGTAAAAACACTCTCACTGGGAACAGTGGACAAAGCGATGG GTCAATTACCCCACATTTTACCAGACTACATGCTGGTATTTGCGGTGCCAATTCTGGCGCACGATCCCGAGTTCACAAACTGTAATGACGTAAGCCAACTTAAGGTCATTCAGCAGTGTCTTTGGTACATCCTGGAGCCACTGATAACCAAAAATGAATTCTACTGTTACGGATTTTACAAAAACCTGAttgaacgaatgaaaagtcACAAGGATGCGTTGAAACCAGAGGATGACAATGTCAACTAT aaacTATGGGCTGTGTGTGATTTAGCTATGAATGTTATATTTTCGAAGACAACAAACTTCGATTTGAAAGAGTTCCCGAGTGAAACCCGCATTCCTACAATGTATTTCAAGAAGGCTGATGAACTCTTGGtaaattctaaaaattatcTGCCTGCTGAAATGCAAGTAAATATGTCCAGTCCCAAAGCAAAAGGTCTACTTCACAATACACACATGGGTAATGACAGGCCTCAGCGTAGAACAAAATCGAAACAGCAAAAGGAAGTAGGCATTGGACCGAATGAAACAGACGCCAGA ctgcaaatcggagaaatgGAATGTATTGATGCACAG CCTGCAGAAGCATCAGAGACTAGAATCCAACTTCCTGGATTGGATGATGAg ATCGAAGAACCACCAGCCAAAAGAATGCACAGAGATtctgataaaattaatttgaagtGA
- the LOC124299685 gene encoding sister chromatid cohesion protein PDS5 homolog B isoform X2 encodes MSEIVYPQGCRSVTEDLGPDELIRRLKTLAHTLQAMGQDEGMYQQYIPLALHLAEDHFLMHQSKDVQLLIACCIADVLRVYAPEAPYKDADQVKTIFLFLIKQLSGLKDPKDPAFKRYFYLLENLAYVKSFNMCFELEDCQEIFCALFSLMFKIVNDEHSGKVKSFMLDVLCPLITESDIVGNELLDIILMNIVEPNKTQKKNAYLLAKELVIKCSDTLEPYIQAFFNHVLILGKEEKGLQICKKVYDLIYELNHICPSVLLSVLPQLECKLKSSLENERLGAVALLARMFSEKGSQLAIQHTQLWRAFLGRFNDISVSIRIKCVQYSMHFLLNHSELRKDITDTLKLRQHDADESVRYEVVMAIVTTARRDFEVVSDSEDLLEFVKERTLDKKFKIRKEAMSGLAMIYKKHLNDADVPQATKKAVTWIKDKILHGYYMAGMEDRLLVERLLNTCLVPYQLSPEERMKKLYHLLGTIDDHASKAFVELQKHQLAVRRSVVEWVEITKKPESPSRDRDLLAKVSQISRFLPDPMKAQEFLQKFSLHMKKDPTLLQGMETIVQPNVTCKECAETTSLVLKKLGQPVMTNLYYNTIKMLLERVSSVMIDEEAIRVLIGYVLDCLKGGNVIEEVGLNPNNAGEKGLRLLVMLSFVFGPHFLHADILMRLVNLLELDDEMVAPLVLSIFTFLGKYKSLSEVAPDIMNLMVPLCKTFAETGTPKQAKQAIRCLFVNMANIHDSIFPEIIERIKNTLTPTSEHYRTSIVTLGHIAYNLPDKYQIQIKNMVSRKIVKELLVKENSEQTTDVIEGDWCREDQLPEETRCRLEALKCMARWLLGLKSDVLSAQKTFRMLNAFVVNKGDLLQQGRLSRAEMSWLRLQAGCSMLKICEQKGVGDQFTAEQFYNLSQLMVDEVPQVREAFGGKLHKGLGRGIPNKCLPLDFMGYYALAGKEQDKRLKYLLKTYMQTDINKRRDYVKTLSLGTVDKAMGQLPHILPDYMLVFAVPILAHDPEFTNCNDVSQLKVIQQCLWYILEPLITKNEFYCYGFYKNLIERMKSHKDALKPEDDNVNYKLWAVCDLAMNVIFSKTTNFDLKEFPSETRIPTMYFKKADELLVNSKNYLPAEMQVNMSSPKAKGLLHNTHMGNDRPQRRTKSKQQKEVGIGPNETDARPAEASETRIQLPGLDDEIEEPPAKRMHRDSDKINLK; translated from the exons ATGTCAGAAATAGTTTACCCCCAGGGGTGCAGATCCGTTACCGAAGATCTCGGTCCAGATGAATTGATCAGACGTCTCAAG ACACTGGCACATACCCTGCAAGCTATGGGTCAGGATGAGGGAATGTACCAGCAGTACATTCCGTTGGCTTTACACTTGGCCGAAGATCATTTCCTCATGCACCAAAGTAAAGATGTACAGTTATTAATTGCATGTTGTATCGCTGATGTTCTCAGAGTTTATGCACCCGAGGCTCCGTACAAAGATGCTGACcag gtgaagacaatatttttattcctcatCAAACAGCTGTCAGGTCTGAAGGATCCAAAAGATCCGGCTTTTAAGCGGTACTTTTACTTGCTTGAAAATTTGGCTTACGTGAAATCTTTTAATATGTGCTTCGAACTGGAAGATTGTCAAGAAATATTCTGCGCGTTGTTTTCACTCATGTTCAAAATAGTCAA CGACGAGCACTCTGGAAAAGTAAAAAGCTTTATGCTGGATGTGTTATGTCCACTTATAACTGAATCGGATATAGTTGGAAACGAGTTATTGGACATAATTCTCATGAATATTGTAGAGCCAAATAAGACTCAGAAAAAGAATGCTTACTTGTTAGCAAAAGAACTTGTGATTAAGTGCAGTGACACTCTAGAACCATATATTCAAGCG TTCTTTAATCACGTGCTGATTCttggaaaagaagagaaaggtCTACAGATATGTAAAAAAGTCTACGACTTGATATACGAATTGAATCACATTTGTCCTAGTGTTCTGCTATCCGTCCTTCCACAGTTGGAATGTAAACTGAAATCATCTTTGGAGAACGAGAGGCTGGGCGCCGTAGCTTTACTTGCTAGAATGTTCTCAGAAAAAGGATCGCAGCTAGCTATACAGCATACCCAGCTGTGGCGAGCGTTTCTAGGTAGATTTAACGACATAAGCGTATCAATTCGCATAAAGTGTGTTCAGTATTCAATGCATTTCTTACTGAATCATTCGGAGCTCAGAAAAGACATTACCGATACATTGAAATTAAGGCAACATGATGCAGACGAAAGCGTCAGGTACGAAGTCGTCATGGCAATTGTTACCACCGCACGAAGAGATTTTGAAGTTGTGTCAGACAGTGAAGATCTGCTGGAATTTGTGAAGGAAAGAACACTGGACAAAAAA TTTAAAATTCGGAAAGAAGCTATGTCGGGATTGGCAATGATTTACAAAAAGCATCTCAACGACGCTGACGTACCTCAAGCTACAAAAAAGGCAGTGACTTGGattaaagataaaattttgcatGGATATTACATGGCTGGAATGGAAGATAGATTACTTGTCGAAAGGCTACTTAATACGTGTTTAGTGCCGTACCAACTAAGCCCAgaagagagaatgaaaaaattatatcactTATTGGGAACTATCGATGATCATGCATCCAAAGCATTTGTTGAGCTGCAAAAGCATCAATTAGC GGTGAGAAGATCTGTTGTCGAATGGGTTGAGATTACAAAGAAGCCAGAATCTCCCAGTCGTGATCGAGACTTGTTGGCCAAAGTTTCACAGATATCACGTTTTCTACCAGATCCAATGAAGGCAcaagaatttttacagaaatttagCCTTCATATGAAGAAAGACCCGACATTGCTTCAAGGAATGGAAACCATTGTACAACCTAATGTTACCTGTAAAGAATGCGCTGAAACTACGAGTTTAGTCCTCAAGAAGCTGGGTCAACCGGTTATGACTAATCTATACTACAACACAATCAAAATGTTGTTAGAGAGAGTAAGCTCAGTCATGATAGATGAAGAAGCAATTCGG GTATTAATTGGATATGTCTTGGACTGTTTAAAAGGCGGTAATGTCATTGAAGAAGTCGGGTTGAATCCGAACAACGCTGGTGAAAAGGGATTGAGATTGCTTGtg ATGTTATCATTCGTTTTTGGCCCTCATTTCCTTCACGCCGACATACTAATGCGTTTGGTCAACTTGTTAGAGCTTGATGATGAAATGGTCGCACCATTGGTCCTGtctatatttacatttttggGAAAATATAAGTCATTGTCTGAGGTGGCCCCTGACATAATGAACCTCATGGTCCCTTTGTGTAAAACATTCGCTGAAACTGGTACTCCGAAACAAGCCAAACAGGCAATTAGGTGCTTGTTTGTTAATATGGCGAATATTCACGATTCCATATTCCCCGAAATCATTGAAAGGATCAAAAACACACTCACACCAACTTCAGAACATTACCGAACATCAATTGTTACATTGGGACATATCGCCTACAATTTGCCTGACAAGTATCAAATACAAATAAAGAATATGGTCTCTAGAAAG ATTGTCAAAGAACTGCTGGTCAAGGAAAACAGTGAACAAACTACAGATGTTATAGAAGGAGACTGGTGTCGAGAAGATCAATTACCCGAAGAAACACGTTGCCGTTTAGAAGCATTAAAATGTATGGCCAGGTGGCTGTTGGGACTTAAAAGTGACGTTCTTTCTGCCCAAAAAACATTCAGAATGCTTAATGCATTTGTAGTAAATAAAGGTGACCTTTTGCAACAAGGCCGATTAAGTAGGGCAGAGATGAGCTGGCTCAGATTGCAGGCTGGGTGCTCGATGCTTAAGATATGCGAGCAGAAGGGAGTAGGAGACCAATTCACGGCGGAGCAATTCTACAATCTATCTCAACTCATGGTT GATGAAGTTCCACAGGTTAGAGAAGCTTTCGGAGGTAAACTTCACAAAGGTCTGGGCAGAGGGATACCAAATAAATGCTTACCTCTTGATTTTATGGGGTATTACGCACTTGCTGGTAAAGAGCAAGATAAGAGGCTGAAATATCTTTTGAAGacatacatgcaaacagaTATTAACAAGAGAAGAGACTATGTAAAAACACTCTCACTGGGAACAGTGGACAAAGCGATGG GTCAATTACCCCACATTTTACCAGACTACATGCTGGTATTTGCGGTGCCAATTCTGGCGCACGATCCCGAGTTCACAAACTGTAATGACGTAAGCCAACTTAAGGTCATTCAGCAGTGTCTTTGGTACATCCTGGAGCCACTGATAACCAAAAATGAATTCTACTGTTACGGATTTTACAAAAACCTGAttgaacgaatgaaaagtcACAAGGATGCGTTGAAACCAGAGGATGACAATGTCAACTAT aaacTATGGGCTGTGTGTGATTTAGCTATGAATGTTATATTTTCGAAGACAACAAACTTCGATTTGAAAGAGTTCCCGAGTGAAACCCGCATTCCTACAATGTATTTCAAGAAGGCTGATGAACTCTTGGtaaattctaaaaattatcTGCCTGCTGAAATGCAAGTAAATATGTCCAGTCCCAAAGCAAAAGGTCTACTTCACAATACACACATGGGTAATGACAGGCCTCAGCGTAGAACAAAATCGAAACAGCAAAAGGAAGTAGGCATTGGACCGAATGAAACAGACGCCAGA CCTGCAGAAGCATCAGAGACTAGAATCCAACTTCCTGGATTGGATGATGAg ATCGAAGAACCACCAGCCAAAAGAATGCACAGAGATtctgataaaattaatttgaagtGA